The window TTTCTCtttatctctatctcttttttaCTGGGTCTATTTCTGTATAATAATCTCCTTTCTCTTGgtgtttaattatttaaaaaagtaaattcGGCTAGAAACAAAAAGCTActgtatttttattgtttggttaattgtttttttttttttccaaattaagTACTTACAAAGAGAAAGACTTGAGAGCAGATGATCTGCAAATGAAAGTAAGagaatgaaaatggaaaagtgTTTTCATTAGATCGGCGTTTCTATCCCCTTGGCTGGACTTTGGATCTAATTAATCATCCGTCAGAAAATGGATTGGAAGGGACACTATCACTTCCTATCTCCCTTTTTTTCATTCTCCCCAAACAATGGCGTGTTAATGGCAACTTAAAACTAACACCACTCCACATTGAACCGCTGCAACCACCCGCTGTGATCTAGGTTAGGGGTTAAGGTTACAGCTAGAACTGACCCGCCTACCTCCTTCAGCATGGCGCATAATAAATGCCTCTAACTCAACGGGTGGGCAGCGGGGCAAATAGAGTTGTCAACTTGCAACAGAAATCAAATGAATATacgaacatacatacatcacgaaatattttcaattttattgcGGTTTCAATGACATTTGGAATGGTTTATGATTCGAATTACGTTTAATAGAAAATTCACTAAAAAGTGTTGCACACTAATTGAAACGATCCACTCCccaaattcattttttttccatcTTCATCCTTCTATTCCTCCCACTATTTTGTCTTCCTCGGGGCCTTCGGACTGTCAATtgatttttgtggtttttaaCAAAAACGTCAAATAACGAAAAAACGCATGTGTGTTCGCCACGCCCCTTTCAACACTAGTGTAGGCagatggtttttgtttttttttcacaggTATGttggcttgttgttgtttgttattgCTAACCAAAGTGTTGATTTTTATAGCAGAAATCAGAGCTAAATAAAGTTGGTTAAATTaccaaaaaatacaaaacaatatAAAGTAAAGAATATCCATTCCCGAAAATAAAGTACAGATACTCGGGGTATAAACCCAGCCATTACAGAGCACTAAAAATTAAGAGCAAACAAACATTAAAAgcaactaaaactaaaattgtACCTGAAATCCCCCTCCTCTCTCTGAATTCTCTCATAATGTCGAGCAACGACCACAAATAAAAActcaatttgaattcaaaaactaactaaaaaaaatgGTGCGTGCTTATCGCTTCTTAACCCCTTCAAAAACCAGCGTGTCTACCTTCTCCGATGAGTGCCGATAAAGAGCCCCACAAAAGGCGAActagaaaataaattaaaattacatttttacgTAAATGTGGCCGTCACATTAAAAGGCAACAGCTTAAAGAAAAACACATAATAAATATAAGAAACAACAAtgtaaaaaacaacaataacaacaacaaataaaattaaataagtgCATAGAAAACAAATtcgaattgaaataaaaacacaaattaaaataacaccaagacgacaacaaaaacaaagcaacaaCACTACGTGCACTCGACGTGAGAGGCCAACTACCTACAACAATAAAAACCTCTCCATGAGAACCACTCAATCGCGTACGATCCAACTCGACTTTTCGATATTACCATGTTTTTTAACCTATAAGTAGgaaaaagttaagaaaatgCATTATAGTactaaaatttgtttacaaaaaattcaatatttccTATTACTCTGAACTCTGTACCGATTGGAAATAAATGATGTACTTTTTATCTTTCACTGTCCAAGAAAGCCTTTTTGATCGCAttgttatatttttgaattttatttattataattttagtAACTAGATACCCCTTAGAGTAAAAGACTAGAGAAATGAGAATTTTTTAGCCTCAACCAAATGAAGTTAAGACAAACCATTCAACTTGTCCAGACTACCCCATGatgaaatgtaattttttttgataaaagacaacaaaaaaataggtGTAAAAACCAAGCCAGCTGGAGAAATGCTTATGTTAAATTcacatttgttttaatttatttgtaacCCTTTCAacctaccaaaaaaaaaaaacctcatGAAAAAAGAGCGTGTGTCGGTCGGCGACTCTATAGAATGCCCCCAAGACGTGACTAGAATTTTACAACTAAACAATTGGCCACGTTTTTTGCGGAAGCAAATGGAGACCCCGACGAAACCAAAAACGAATATATAGAGCATAACTAAAGTTGAGTGAACTTCCctttctaaataaaaaaaaaaaaacaacaaaacagggaggaaaaagaaaactttgacataaatttaacaaaaattcacTCACTAAAAAAACGCAAAGGAACGCCGGAAAATGTAAGACAAGAATGTTCGAACGTTCGATGAAAAATGTGTTCGGTTTACCATTAATCCGCTGCCATGATCCACAGCGACAGATCattacacacgcacacgcttCGCTCCTCAAGACAAAAActatatgtaaatttattaataaaaaaaaaaacaacacaaaatagGAATAGGAAAGACAAGAACGAAGGAAACAACCAAAAAAGAGGCACTTCGGATGCCACGGGCCGAACGAGAAGCGCtgcagttgcagttgttgcCTGTGTCTAATTTATAGGTCTCAGCTCACAAATGACATGCTAACTAATAGTATCATCataatttatacatacaaatacagtGCATTTTCGGGTAATTTATGCCTCTCCGCCCTAACCACCCTCCTCCTCACCCACCCCCTAAAGATCTACATATATCCCTGATGACAGAGGTCGCAACACAGGAAAATGAGATACCATAAAGGAATAGGTCAACAGAAGTTAATGGGCTGCATTTGACCCCAAATGTCAAGCGCAATGCAATGTAAGTCAATAGCAAATAAGTTTTccaatgcaaatgcaaaatattttgatgTCTAGCGTACATAATTTATTGGTTTGTATAAACGGTCAGTGTGACTGAAAGAATTTTGTAGTTTTCAAgtttgatttttggtccaATTTACATACAATGATTGTAAGAGCAGCACTTTTTTCAAAACCAACCCTGGTTTTGACTTTGTCCTTGCCCATATTGCTGGCGAGGATTGTCCAAACCTAAAAAGTACTCAATTACTTGGTAGTATTATTTCCACGACATTTTCCGATATTTACCATTATTGGAGTAGCCACCGTATGAACGTTGGGCATTGCCGCCTCCCATACCATTACGGGGATTGCCACCTCCCAGACCATTACGGGTACTGCTACCACCTCCCATGCCCATAGCCATAGCATTACCGCTCATTCCACTATCCATGGAGCCCATATTAATAGATTCTCCTTGCATGGAACTACAGGAGATTTTCTTTCAAAAAAGCTCCGATATATACGGTTTTGACTTACAACATATCTTTGCCACCGAAATCCGTATATGCCTGCATCATGGCATCGTTATAGCTCGAAAAGGGACTTGATTCTGCTCCCATACCTCCATTTCTACCATTCTGCGACATGGCCCTCTGTTGATAATTGTAGGTATTTCCCTGATTCGAATGCAGCCATTGTTGTCCACTGTAGCCGCCCTGTCCACGTCCTCCCTGATTCATCTGCATCTGACCTTGTGGCTGACCACCAGCCCCAGCACCATATTCCCAACCGAATTCTGCACTGTTGTAATTACCGTTCTCCATTGTGATGATTGATTTTTTGGCTCTCTTTtcaacttttactttttttggttaaccaaaaacaaaaatttgaaaattttgaggttgaaaaactaataaaaaccaaaaagggaggatgattttaatttaagtcTATGCCGAAACTGTTAACTACATGAATGTTGAACTTGGAATGAGCTTGTGAAATGGTGCCTACATCATGAACCCAAATTTCATTGACTGTCAAGTCAAGGCTATATTGATAAGTACAAATCTGAGATTTGTAAAAAAACTAGGATTTTTGTTAGTCATCGATAAAGTTTTTACGTACTACGTATATCATCGATTATTGAACGATATTATTAAACTCATCGATTTTATTTGTCGAAGTGAATTCATCAAAACTCTTAAACAgaagaataaatatatatgaaagaGGTTTTGATTGGTGCCTTGTGTTCCTATttttacaattaaatattaaaaagcaTTTCGGCCATCGGTTTCCACCTGTGCTCGCTGCTGCAGGCCACTCCACAGCTGGTCGTGATCCTGAACCTTTGGAAACCAGTTTTGAAGTGTTGCCTATTGATCGACAAACGAACAAAAGCAGATGACCTCATAAATAGCCTCGTTATGAggttcataaataaatatattattgcTTCATATTCATAATGTGATGCTTTAGGATAACTGCTGGTTTGTCCTTGGCTCTTACACTTGCTGTGCATTTACCTGATGGCCacgtttattttattttttctcaaTTCCTTTACGTTTTTTATAGTCGAAAATATTTGTACAGTTCGACTGAGCTAAGTCCCAAAGATTTATGGATATTTGgttccttttcctttttagCAGCAATTTAAAAcgcataaaatattttatggcTCCCTATTTTTATGGCATTCGTGTGGTTTGCTTTAGTTTTGGGgttttacaaattttgttttgtcacctgttgaaaacattttttattttcaattgaatatacctatatatttttcttcttggGGTGGAGCAATGAAAGTGGAGAttattttgttagttttgtgGTTTATATTTAGCCCAACAGCTGAAGGTCCATTCTAATTGCCATATAATTAACACCTTCAATATGCCTTAAGAGCCGAGGCAATTTGTCTAAGACCCTCAACAcgaatttcaatttgatttatcAACTCTTTTTAAATTCTACTCCCACTACAGCGCCGCCCGACGGTCCCTCTCCATCCCCTAAGTCTTATTTGGAAACATGAATGCAACAAAAATAGCTGCATCCACATCTGCATCATCTGCATTAAGTCGACAGTTCGACAAACGACAAACAAGATATACACTCGAAACGATTTAACTCTTTGACCCCACccacaacaatagcaacaacatttttgaGGAGTCACTGGGACAGATAGAAACAGACAGAGGGAGAAGGAGAGACATGGAGCGTGGAGcctattaaaaaaattgtttatgaaaacaaacattttcGGGAACGATTAATCATCAGGCACGCGTGGGGGAACGGCAGCTGAAAAACTTTACCCCTTTTTAGAGTCATCTCTTTCGTGTAGATGTCGATGTCGAAGTCGATggcaatgatgatgataatgatgatgggGATGATGATTAGGATGATGGGCTCCCATCTCTATCTGTGGCAGTAGCATCCAATGGAACAACCAGCGATTAAGTTGAGTGCCACAAAAATCGAGTCGAAATTTTCTTTGTGTATGGGGGGTAAGTGTTAAATGGCTAACCAATTAGTTCTGCCTTGATGATTGTTTCCACTCTCTAATTGGCTAAAATATGAAATGTGTTTTCATTTAATCAGCGGAAATAAATTGCTTTCATTTTCTGAGGTATGCGAAGCGTTTTGTGTGCGCCTGTGTGGGCAGAAGTTGGGGCCTGACTAAttcataaacaattttaataacttttcACAAAGATATCTCCATCAAACTATTTAAACAATCTTTGGTTTAGTggtgatatttttctagttttgCGGATTTTCCTGAcatggtgaccccgacgtttaaatttaaactattCTTTTGTAATTTCCGTTGAGAACGTAAATCCaattaaagttttcttttacttatgtaaaatttatttcatgGGGGTGGGGAACAAACAGTAAAAAACGAAATGCAAACAATATCGATAACGAATGAAAATCCATCAAGAGGTAGTGCAACTCTAGGGCTTccaaatggaaatggaaatggctgttgcaactgcaactggaTCATatcatttgtatatataacCATTTTTCCACGCCTTGAATTTAATTCGAATTGCCGGCTGAAAACGCAAAATAATAGTCGTAGTAACTAAATTGAAAATGAGACAAAAGaaggaaaaggaaaatgaaaacaaaagcatCGATACAAATGCGATTAAATTACAAGCCTTaacttgttattgttgtttccTGGCATGGGGCATGGTGCATGATGAAATGGTTATGGGGCGAGGGGTATGCTCGTAATTCACATTAAAACCCatagaacacaaaaaaaaacacacacacacacacacacaaaaccaaaaaaacatacaaaccAAATTGTTCAAAGTCTGCACAAAAAGCACATTTTGTTCAAataggaaaattaaaaatcgaTAACATTAAATTGAAACGTAGCAGGCAAAATGGAAaaaggaagaagaacaaagagcaaaaaacaaaaaaaaactaagaacTTAAGCGTATTAAATTGGATTTGATGGAAAAGCTGGAACCAAACATGCGACAAATGCCACTCGCAAATACATAAGAGTATATACATAGAATAAACATATGTAGGTATCTATACCTATGTAAGAGGGTCATTTCACCAATATGCAATTAAATCAAAACACTTTTCAAAGGACACTTTTCTGGATAAGTTTCGTAATCTATGCCATTTTAAAACCATGTTGTAGTAAATAAAACAACCTGACTAATTGCAAATGTATTACACTTCATAACTTCGCGGTATTCATCGAATCGCCCTCGCATGCTTAGACGGGGAGACGATAagtgcaaaataaatttgcatcaatgtatgtgtataaaattatatatgtacataagcaAGAGTATCTATCGTTGTATGTTTTTCCGGGGAAACGCAAAATGACCCTCTAATAAGCATTTTGAAAATTCCTATCGCCACTCATCAATTTACCGCTTGACAGAAACGGGAAAAcataaatgaaaatggaaaatgcattaaaaattgatttacgTTGCGTCTTTTCTTACGTTCATAAATTTGTAGCTATTTAGCAGCGGTTCCCCACAAGAAGCAGCCCAAACAAATTGtcaacacacaaacaacaatTCAAACTGGGGAAGACCCAGAAAACgacaaacaaaaactgaaatattAGACTCGCAtattaaaaaacaagaagagCGAAGGAAAACTGAAACGACTCGGAGCGGAAGCCAGAACAAACAACGAagagaaaaaagaacaaaacgaaaagaaaacataaatgaaaataaaacataaaaatagaATTTGACAATGCGTTGACAGTTTGAAGGAGGAGTTGATGATGGAGAAACAGAAGGAACAGGAGCAGGAGAAGCCAGCCCGCAGgatatacatacctacatacatgtGCATGTGTCATATGTGGGCTGGGCCTCAATTGTTCTATTCACATGTATATTGAAACGTTTCGATTCGTTTGACCAGGCCTAGTTCCTCTTCTGAAAggtaaacaaattttgaaatgtaTATGAGGtaacttttcaaatattttggcCATTACATTATTCAATCAGTTTATTCGAAATGTCTCAAATGATCCTCTGGCTAGATTCTTCATACATAGTTTACTCCCTTTCTATTTTGAACCAAACTTTCCACacgtatgtatgcatgtatatgaAAAAGTTGATATTCTGTCACATTTATAGCCCTTACCAGGATTTAGGGTAGTTcaaattgcaaacaaaaggGAAATTTTTGAATGAAAAGCAATAAATTTGACAACATTTATTGgtttctgttatttttttgaagTCAAGGGGCATCCTTGCCTCATTTAGCTTCACCCACAGGcacagagacagacagatagataTATCTGTCGATGGTTGACAATTCCtgagggtgtgtgtgtgtgtgtgtgtgtttgattCTACATTTTTGAGAGGCACTTGAGCGGGTCTTCCTTCGAACTCACTGCCTAGTCATTAGCTTAAAAGAGAGGCAGCGGCAGCGGTGACGCGTGCCAGGATCCAAGCCATAGTAGTGCAACAATAGCTCGGGAAATACTTCCGTTTGACAGTCCCATTCCCAGTCCCAGTCGCAGCGTAgtacaataacaataacaataaaccGGACATGCAGGACAATGGTGGCCAGGACCTTTCGCCTTCAATGCACCCCAACTAATGAAAGGGGGGGTGTGGCTGCCGATTGCTGACCAAAGGTCATTCAGGCAGTTTAAATTGTGTCATGTTCCTCCTGCATCCTTTTGTGTGCAGactcaaaaattgaaatattagACATCCAGCCTGTGCCAGTAGATTTTATTATAGTTTTCGGCATTGTCATTTGCAATAACTGTGAAATCAATAGACATTCATACACGTATACAGAAAATCGTGTGACCCCTAAGGGTCAACACTTTGACAGATGGATGACCCCGGCCAACATTTAACATTAGCTCGCCAAGAATCCAATTTCCATTGAAAATTAATGTCATTTCTTGGAGAATGCGAAATAGAATTATATATAATGGTTGATCATCTCTCACATCCGATTTCAGTAAATGTGATCCTAATGATGTGATCTAATATCAAAACAAGTATAAAATTCGAGCTACTTTCTAATGTGGAAAAAAAGCTTGGCTCTTGTTCTTATAGTGGTGTGTATATCATGaaataaatgtttgtttttaagaaagaaaaacatatcGTGCATTAGGCTTTCTCACACTTAATACTAAGAATAAGTGTAAGTTTTTCAAGAtcattaacaatttttaaaggaaTA is drawn from Drosophila willistoni isolate 14030-0811.24 chromosome 2R unlocalized genomic scaffold, UCI_dwil_1.1 Seg167, whole genome shotgun sequence and contains these coding sequences:
- the LOC6646581 gene encoding keratin, type I cytoskeletal 9, which encodes MENGNYNSAEFGWEYGAGAGGQPQGQMQMNQGGRGQGGYSGQQWLHSNQGNTYNYQQRAMSQNGRNGGMGAESSPFSSYNDAMMQAYTDFGGKDMFSMQGESINMGSMDSGMSGNAMAMGMGGGSSTRNGLGGGNPRNGMGGGNAQRSYGGYSNNGLDNPRQQYGQGQSQNQGWF